The nucleotide sequence aaaattactattaataaaaacaatgatAGATTATTATGCGTGTATTTTTCTACTTATGctgaagaatttaaaaaaactaccaaataaataataattaatttttttcgtacaAAGTTggttatttttgcattttattaGATAGATGATTTTTCTAACCAATTATTGATTCTAGATTTTACTTATTACGTATATTATAATTTCGACAGCATTGATGCCACAAAAGAGACTCCTTTTTTTGGACGACTAATAAATCACTCATGTAAACCTAATCTTCTCTCGAATAATTCATACGAATGGAATTCCACACATAGTTttctttgcaaaaaaaattattaatatacatGACGAATTAACATTTGATTATGGAGAAAGACGTCATGATAAAATCAGCTTAAACCCATGGCTTGCGGAATCATAAAGTGGACTAagtataaatgtaaaataatttctgaaataataattttttacgctATAGTAACTCCTTACCctggcgagaaaaatcacgtgatttgtCACACGATCAATCACGTAATAAGTCACGTCATTTCTTACATGATTTCTCACGTGACTATTTggcgtgatttctcacgtgaaAAATCAAGTTGAAAATCACGTCGGAAATTACTCACAAAATagaatttgttttaattaaaataaaattattttgtttttactgaacaattatgaaaaatagatttgttGATAATCCAGAAAATTGAtcgcaaaaagaaaattaaaaaaaacgttgTCCTAACCGAGGATTGAACCCCTGTCTTCAACTTGACAATCCATTATACCTTACTGCCTGAGCTATTTTTACTTCTCCTAATGACTCGAAGATCGTGTATGAATCTCAGTAATCTATCGTTTACGTGTATAGACTATCTGCTGCTAattgacaaaataaaaaaaataatttcattaataaaataaaaaaatctaatttaacaattaaacataagtttattttgcgtttttatcTTTATAAGTTAGAATAATTCTTGTATGATCAATAACATAATGTTAATATCaaatttagattataaatatcaatcttaactacgaaatattttaaatctttACAATTTCTATCTTTAAGTATACGTGTAAACTGTACAAAGTCATAAATCAAACATATTATTAGGTAAAAACAGTATAGAATTTCAATACTTACAACAGCACAAATAGCTCAGGCAGTAAAATAATGGATTGGGATATTGAGGACCGGGGTTCGATCCTCGGTTAGggcaacgtttttttttaattttttgcagtcaatttatttagattatcaacaaatctattttacataattatttagtaaaaataaaataattttttaatcaaaagaaatacttcaattttatAAGTGATTTTTGACGTGATTTTCAACTTGATCGTGTGacaaatcacgtgatttttctcgccagggtaaatctctctctccctccccgTTTCCTTACCTCCTTCATCTCTGTAATCCTCCACGTCTCCGTCTCCGCCTTCCCCCCTCTCCATTCTGTGTAGTCAGCTATTCTTTggtttcaaattttacttatttcatattttatatgtgtatatctatatggTTGTTCTACGGGAGATCGACTAAGAAGCTGAGCTTTATAATAGAAATACTTTGAAGTCGTAAATAGTCGGTTTTACAAGGAACCACCCATAGATACATATATAATGTTACGTGTGCTACAAGTGCACCAAATTGAGCTGATTCTGTGTGACCAAAACTAATAGTATTACTTCAGATTAAGCCAACTGATATTTGGAAGAACGTAGTTTTGCATTGtttaaatctttttatttagcTATCTTCCTAAGTTAGTTCTATTGTATGATTCGATCTGATGttctaacaatttttactttaGGCTTAAGATAATTTATTACCCTTCGCttccttaatttttttataattatattttttagattctgATGCTGATGATAGTGAATCTTATGTTCAACCAGAAAAAACTGAAggtacatttatttttacaacgtTATTAATACTAATTTTAGATTGATTAAGTTATTACGTTGTTTgttataatgtttaaaaaaataacaacagtATTATTTTTGATGCTTATATCATTCATATTCCATTTTTAAACGTACATGtagtaaattattttattgccATTCGCCATTTGACTAGATTAAAGTTGACTTATCCTTCTTAAACGTAATAAACCCAAaaaaattcctttttttatcttcaaGGTTTATCGCTATCGTGTTAaacttttataaaacaaattttgattCTTATTATaacctttaaaaaaatatataaatatattcttgttattttttttaatatgtacaAGAATTCTTCAAATAATACATCGACACTTTATTTTGCAGAAAAATCCCAAAGAGAAAATTGGAGCCAGTCCGCTACAAATTTAGTAATTGAATTCTTTAAAGGCCATAAAAACATAACCAAAGGTCAAATAGAAGATTTTATTGCTAAGCATGAAGAATTAAGGAATGCTAACAGAAATCCTAGACTTGTCAGAGCTCATTATTACAATTGCAAAAGAAAAGGGCTTTGTTAAAGGTTTACCTAAACATTCGAAAATGGaatgttttatatatttttttttaagctcagatctttaaatttttttaacgttttagtttttattattggacctttatttgttttatatatttcattttgtcAGTAGACGTTGCATAAAAATCTAGGGTATACAGAAAAGCGCTAATCTacgtatttaaaatatgtaagaATTTAAGTCTGAAACCTAGGCTGTGCCAGAATCTAAATATTGACAACTAGTCTAAAAATCTAGGCTATATAAACCAGTAAAATTTAAGCTCAGATTGTACACGTCCCCTACTCCTTAcgaaaaaaatgtacagaggTCTCTGCATTGATCTCTGCAGAGATTTTTACACAGATCTCTGCACAAAATTTGAACGATCTTCTTGTAATTTCCAGAAAATtcttaaaagcaaaaaattaataatgagTGCCTTAGAGGCGTTATCATCTGGACGATAACACCAAAACTATAGTTTTAAGCTCCAAAACTTTTATttcttaataatttaattttgaaaagaaatttttaaaataaaaattttggagtaTAGAACCAtagttttggtgttatcatctaGATAACGCCTACATAGGCATTCATTAGATTAATTTTTGACTTTCAAAcaaattttagaaattaaaAGGAGACGGTCCAAATTTTGCGCAGAGATCTGTTCAGAAATCTGCTTAGAAAACTCTACAGAGATCTATGCACACATTTCTGCAGATTTTTTTCGTAAGGGATTGCAAAATCTCATATAAGATCTGATGTGAGATTTTGTAGTAGGGTAGTGACTATTATTAAGTCTAAAATCCTAGGCTGTTCTAAACTGTTGATCGTTAATTACTCTAAATAACTAGGCTAAATTAAGAAAGCTGTGTATGTAATACAATTACTTTCGTATGTACTTacttaaacaaaaaaaaaaaagtctaaaagtctagacactaaaaaatatagtttgatgctatataaaaagaaaaatatttgacattttatatattatatgacTCTGATCTCAAAGTTTGTAACGAATTTACAAGATAAAGTAAatggtttttttaaaaaagattttgtATATTCTTCAATAACTTTTATTTACCCTTCGATTTCAAATAATTACTGTATCAAACGATACAGCACTGGCTGCACTTCATGCGGTTTTATAGGTACTTGCTTCATACATGAAATTTCGTAAAATCCGCCGTCATGTCAAATGCCATGTGTATTTTCCTCGCAAGCTATAACTGTTATTTATAGTAGATTATTTACAGTACATTTTACAATCTGTGAAATACTACATTACACAACTAGGGGCAAAAGTTGGCTTTTTCAAGCAAGGATGACGATTGAGCACGAGTGAGAGTCGAGGGTGGGTGCGAATGTCCAAAGCATCATCCATCAGTATTTTTATTGGCTCAAATTACTCACacaaaagttgaaaatttcaataaaatagtaaaaatataaaatattactaAATATATACGCCAGATTTGCATAGTTCACTTTGTAAAAGTGTTTTcacgattataataatttgcaTCTAAATTCTGTCCCAACAGCTGCCACAGGAGTCGCGAATCGTCCCAATAACCACCGGTCTAAATCCTAACAATGACAAATGTGCATAACCTACTATGCACAAAGCAAACAGCTAAAACAGCTGAATTAACtgtcaattttttattattaacaataatatcaCTTATAATCGTAAAACTACCAATTTCAATCTATAacaatttactttaaaaatatgttctaaCAGCTGCCACTAGAGTTACGAATTGTCCCAATATCCACCAGTCAATCTGTCAACAATAGTAGATATGCATAATCTACGATACGCGAAGTAAACATCTAAGACATATAATCAATCGGAactatttctttattttcattaacacaatcatttataatCATCCAAATAATGATCCAACAGTTGCCACAATAAGAGTTGCACATTGTTCTAATTAATCTGTGCACAAAAACCTAtgtaaaatatgacaatatttgaaaaatgataaaaaatcaagtttatgGGCGGACTtaatctataaaattttaaactctTTCGACTCTACTTCTTCGtgcaaaaaatgttttccTTGATAggtttcttttaaaattttgatagtactaaaagcaatcaaaatattatagCAGCAAAAAGTTGTTTTCAAACCCCctaaaaattgagaaatttacaacaaatgtaaaaatttgttaaatcaTTTATGTTGCACATCTAAAACAACCATTTTTCCAAATATGccaaaatatattcaaaacatGTTTTATGAAGTCATGCATAAATTTGCAAATTTATCATAAATACACAAAAagttgtattatttttaatgactggaagcatttttaaaatttaaataaaataaaaattaaaaaatttatttaaacaattgttataatttctaaatacttgcaaatttattattatttcatgtTTTGcaattaataatactattttttaacCAAAGTTCATAAAAtccataattattattaataatgtcAATACAATGTTTCTAAATACAACGTTTTACATGTACATTACATATATCGACATTTATGAACAAATATATATCCGTATATAAACATTAGAAAATtcttatatatacgtatataaacaTTTATAACGATGGGCTGGATTTTCTTACATATAATGGTTCTTAACAGGACGTGTCGAATAACTACCGATTCAGTTAGGTGGCGTTTATCGGGTCGTCCCGATAACTACCTCACCATCGCAACACTGATATCGGGACTGTCCCGGTAACCACCATTTGTCCCGATAGCCACCAGTACATATTAATTTTGTCCCAATAGCTACctttgtacatacatatattcgTATACTTACTTCTTGAAATACATcgttttaaaacaattttagaCGTCTTGCTTTATTCGTAGAAATGTTCACTCAACACAATGAAAACATGCATATGATTTACGATTTACGAAATTTCTTAAATGCTACAACTTTTATCATGATActtaaaataagaaaaacgtgtcgcattaataaaatactttatcagaaaaaattattggaaAATGCAGACCTGCATCGTCTTGGTATGAATTTATGTACAAGCTTTTATAAATGAAGTATGTTATAATAATACGTTATAAATATGTATGCTTCAATTATGTTAATTTCATATATACGCAAACTTTTGTAATCTGCATATAGTGTTGGTAAGAACTTTTGTAAGAACATATTTATTGGACGATGTTTAAACCTTTAATCATGCATTATGGCACTGATGCATTCATTGCATACCTATAATGCCTTATGCAATCCCATATAATGCAGAAAGCAAAAGCAGTTTTCCTTTTCTTCGACTTCAATTGGGTATTCGCTTGAGCGGCTTCCATTCGAAAGTGAATAAACTTGATCTTGAACTTGTCTGCCACTGATGCCGACTTGTATACTAAGCAAGCCGTTATACACCGACAGAAATCGctggaaaaaaattaaccgATCTTGCTTTTCTGGTCATGCCGTTCATTTTCCCCCTTTCGATAGTTGATGCTTAGTAGCCGTATATAGCTATGTTGTTCTAGGTGAAAACTTGTAGTTCTGCTGTATATGTAATTCGGTAGAGGTCTTTAGCCTTGTGGAACTGCAAGGTTTTGGACAtcaaaaaagaataaagatGCCAACACTTGTCGAATATTAAATCAGCGTTTATTATGgaaagcacacacacatatatatatgtgatGAATAATTATAGTATGAGAAAGAAGTAAACACTGCAGTCACGCGTGAACATATTATACAATAatcgtatataatttatatgtatttactTAGAAATAAAGcatgttttcttttattttctgttCCTTAAATTCGTTTGACTTTGCTATTTTAGAAAATGAAACATTGTATCATGCtcattgaataaaaaatccaTGTTGTATTTGAAATGTCGCTCTTGAATTAAAACATGGTTGCACAATATCGTCCGAGGTCAATAGAAAGCATGATAATGTACGATGGAACATCTTCGTATATAAGTGCGACTATTGCTTCTCAGCATCAGTTTTTGTTACGCAGCGGAGTCTTACACTTCTCAAAGTAAAGATGAAAACAACGTATTTGATTCTTTTTATGCTTGTAGTATCGTCGGTTTATGCCCGAAGTAAGCTAtaactaaaataattaagctatTTACGAATCGCAGTGTCAATAAATTCAATGCGTTGTATAACAAAAGATCTAATCTAATTTAGATAAATGTTCAAGAGTCAGTGACTGTTTGCAATATTGTCGTGGGCCTGGCGAAGTAGGCAATCGAGTAAAGGACGCATCTTGCATTAATAACTACTGCGTATGCGGTAAACCCGTTGGTGAGTGCTGTTGTCAAATCAATTTGGATAACGTCGTTTGCTCCATAAAAATATGCTTTCGTTGTTGTTGCAGAGATTTGTTTTAGTGGCGCCGACTGCTTTTCTTATTGTGGCGTCAATCCGGATCCCGATGTACCTCGCGATAAAGATGTCATGTGCTCTGAAAACGGAATTTGTGAATGTAGACCGATACATTAGGTACCATGtattgataaatatatatcgTCATGTGTGaaagtgtcaatttttgaatgAGATAACCTCATCCGAATCACGATGACAATAATAACACAAGATTATTCGTTACAAACACTtcaatgatttatttaccatcAGCATATTCATTCAACCATCTATCTAACATATACTCATCGTTTAATCGCAACACCTCTAGCTCGCTTTTGACCGCGTTTATGAATAAATCACGATTGCAGACACACTTTCAGCAGCGTTTTGCTTATGCAGCGGCTGTAATTCTCGCAGCGAAGAAAGCAAGGTAGGATATGAATACTGGCTAATGAAATTTCTGCATAATTCATTTCTGATCTGGCCCGCAAAGCGTGTTGTCCCTCTGAAAACAGAGCGCGCGATAGCGTGTTGGGCGCATTGCACCGAAACGCGCAAGCAAAACTTTGGCAAAATTCAATTAACCCGGCTAAATCGACACTTCCATTTAAGTTGAGCTATGCCGCCTCGAATTTGCatgtattttgatatttaaatGGAAGGTCGTTCGGATTATGCTTTCGGTCTATCTCCGCCTCGCTCTCGTCGCTCTCGTCGATCTCGACACTGCAACCCGTGGATCTTGGGTCTACACGAGCTCAAAAGACGTGTACGTTTCACGTGTATGCGTGTATGCCGACGAGGTGACGGAGATTCAAAATGATATCGTTATATTTGGAGAGGAGGCGAAGGTAGAGAGGCAGCTGTAGcgtaaaatattaatggcttATAGAGTGTATAGCGATATATGGCATATGTCGAAATGCGTCATGGAGATTTTGTTGCACTTTGTAGTAGATATAAATTGGAAGCGTGTGCATACGATATTACTTATTTTGCCAggaaaatgaaataataaaaattgaaaattttttatttcgaagcTCCTTTGATCATCGTACTGTATTATGTATATAGCAGCTACATGCGTTGACTCGTGGAAGTTAAAAGTACATCGACACCGCGGATACGTAGGAAGTGTAAGTTGCTCGGCGTAGAAGAGTAAACGTGTTGGACAATGAACCAAGATAGAAGCGACCAGATTgggctttctttttcttctattgGATATAGGTAGCAGTATGCTCGATTTGGACTGCTGGAGCAAAAACTAAGTTGAGCAGACTCTCTAAGGTACGGCCTACATACAAATATACAGAAATCTGTATTGCATTTAACGTTCATCGGCAAACAATATATTGGAAATAAGCTTTTTTCTAGTGCGATAGTCTGATGTAACGTATAAAAACGATtaaagggtataaatcatatcaTCAACTATGATTAATTAACAGCTAGCATTCAAAATTCGTTGCAAAGTACACCTTGAAATTCCGTCCAATCTGGAATAAGAAATTACATAATATATTCAGTGGGGCATTTGCACAGTAAACCCCTCGTTATTCAGTAAGTGCGCGCAAGTACGTAAGTAGCTTATAGCAGTATAGTCTATGCAGGGACAGGGGCAACATTCTTCGGAGAAAGGTCTTTGCCGCGGATCTGCAATTAAGCGCGTCCATCAGCGGACCTGTACACCTACTGCCAGTTTTAGAGGTGGAAGCCAATCGATAGCGATCGACTGGCTTGTGTCTATAAAAGTGCGCTAGGCTCGTCGATCTAGTCACATAGCGGTTTAGACGATCCGTGGCCTCGGGTCGCGAGGCcgtttttattgaaaagttaTTCTCATTTgtgtggtgtgtgtgtgtgtgtgtgtgtgtgtataataataacgaaGTGAAAGGAAAACGCGGCGAATGAAGATCTCGGTGAGTccagaaaaatttatattagtTATAAAATTTGATCGTTAATCCGCGAGTGATTTACATTTTGATTTGAGTGTCGTTACATGTCGGTGGAAATTCGTTCGTTAGAAAGTGATGCGAAGAAATTCGATGCTCCTGATTTAGCAATAATTCTTGAATACCTTGacttttaaatttcaataaaaagctTTTTGTACAATAAAATACATTACTTTTCATTGGCATCGAACCGGGGCGTCCAAAAAGTGCACTTTTAAGAGTCTTAGATATATGTAGATATAATACAATAACTTTATAACTCAGTCTAAAATGATCATAACCAATCGCAGGTGATTTTCATCGCAGTGGTCGTGGCGGCGGAGGCCTCACGACCTCCACGAGCCTTTGACTCTCAGTATCGGGAGTTTCCACCTTACATCGAGACCCCGACACCTCCGTCACGGCCGTCGTTTCTGCGCTCGTTCTCGAGACACGAGTCGTCGTCACCAACGTTCTATAGTCGGCCACAATCTTTTAGCGACAAAGAATCAGACATTTTCAGCGAAGGGCCACCATTACGGCCACCGTATCGCGAGGGTCGCATCTTCCTCGCTGACTCGCCCTTTTCCTCCTCATATTTTCTATCGAGCAGGCCAGAGTCGTTCCACTGGGAAGGGCCGACTGACTTCCGAGAGGGCCAGGTCATTACGTACGAGTACAAAGGTTCGTTTGTTCGATAATTAACGTTGATTATAATTGTCTTCGCTTCGCAAGCGTTTCGTTAAATTAGTTTATCATAAGTAAACTTAATTTTAGTTAAAAGTTTTGCAGCTAATTTCGGAACTTCTGATATGACTATAGAGAAGTCTGTAATGTAGAACAAGCGAACTTGATGCATTCACGCAACTGTTGAAACTTAGGCTTACTTTGATTACTCGGGTGAAGTCAACGCTGTTGTTCGAGTGTATCAAAGATATAGTTGTGCGGAAATAGTGTACGAGCATAATCAAAATTTCCATGTTGCTAATAGCTTATATGCGTTCAAATCATATATTTTGGAAAATATCCAAATAGTTTCAAATCCACACAGTACAAAGTAGGAGCATTAATGATATTAGCAAGGTATTTGTCGGCTGATATATGGCTACCCACAACAAAGGGAAACCACACGTAAACCAATGTCGATATGAAGCTAATACGATGGTCAAATCTTCTTGGGTGATAATAACTATCGAGCTAAACAAAATTAACACTTCAATTCTCATTATGAAAATCTTATTCGAGGAATTACAAAATCAATTACAAAATCAATCAATgtcaacttttgttaaaagCCTTTTTGGTAACTTTAGAGTCAACTGAATATGCTAATTTATATCCGACAGGTCCCCCACCACCGCTTCCAACTAAAGATTCGCGGAAGCAAGCGAAACAACCCAGTGGCGATCCTAATAGCGATCATCGAGCAACAAAGCCCAAAGAGGATCAAAATAACCAGCAGCAAGAACATAGGACAATGACGGAAACGAGACAGCCGCTCTCTTTTGGTGGACATTCTAGCCATCTCAGTTTTGGTAATACTCAAAAACATTTCTTACATTTTAACTGTATATCGCAACCAATCAAGACCCCCCCCCCTTACTCTACCTACGAGCTACTTGGATACagctccattaataaaatccGATAAATCAGAGGCTCGCGATAAATCGACGATTTATGCTTCGTTAAAGGGAACCACGGGCTGGGCTTCGCCTCGGTAGCAGGCGTCACGTCCGCGGATATTAATCCGCTGGCCGTCGCGCAGCTTACGGCCGCGacaaaagcagcagcggcaacggCGCTGAGAACTTCGGCGTCGACGGTATCGATGCAGTCCTCTTCGACATCGGGAATAGAGGTCTCGCGGCAGCATCCCTCCACCAATCCCACGAGCTCCGAACCGCCTACGTCAGCAGCTGCGACGTCGCCCTCACTGAAAATTGCCGGCGCTGCGTCGAGCCAAGCAGCGCAGAGCACGGTAAGCTCGATCGTTTATATTTCTTCGTAAGGGAAATTGCAAATACTTCTTTTTCTCGAcggcgatgatgatgataaattTAAGAGGAATGAACAATCGAAAAATAGACACTAAGTGCCGACGCGTGCACCTTTTTCGAACAGCTATAATAATGCTTCGCAATTGATTTTAGTTCAACGAAGTGGCCTCGACGACTCCAACGATGACGACGTTCAAGAACCCATCGGCTACGCCCAATTTCAATTTTGACTCGTCGCAGATTACGGGGCATCAGATAAATGGTGCCACGGTAAAATATTACGTGTCTCCGAAAACTGTATACGATCTTAGGTATGGTAAAAGACCATCGTGTGTGTTTGTTCAATAAGATAAACATTTTGTTATTCTGCAGGGCGATAGCGCAAGAATTACCAGCACCGGCGCACGGCTTGTTACCGATCGAATCCGGaaagcagcagctgcagctgTCGGACATCAAGCAGAATCTGTTCTTCTACGATACGAGAAACAGTCAGCCTTTGTCCAACGAACAGCTGCAGCAGATCCAGCAACAGTTGAATGGCCAGAACAGCAATAGTAATGTATCCCCGGTTAGATTCAGTATCCCGACCTCGCTAATTCCAACGAATCCACCTGGAACCGGTCAAATGAAACTCACGTACTCCCCTGTAGATTTTGCGCGTTCGCCGTTGTCGCTTCCAGCAGGTTGAAGCTTGTTCCGTTACTTTGATGATTTCCGAGTGTTTTAAAGTAATAGTGCAACTATTGTATTCTTTTCAGTTCCCAATGCTTATACTTCTGGTCAAAATCACATAGATATGACGCAACTGAAATTGAATCCAGCCGGTACCAGTGGTAAaccaataaattttttgaaggATGATTGTACATTAATGCAATTAAAGATGACATTGTTGTGACTTTTCAGGTCCTAGTAATCCGTCGTATTACTTTATACAACCCCAAGAACAAGCCAAGCCTGCTGCACAAATCGGCTCCGCCATACCTTTAGGTAAACACTTGGTACAAAAAAGTTGAGATCCTTAATCGACATTGAATACTCAAGGACGAATGATTTATCATTTCAGGATCGTTCTATTTGTTACCAAATAATCTGCAGGCTAAACAACCGATCCAGCAAGCTATGCAAGTCAATCCGGGCATTTCTCCAGGTAAGATGATAGACGATCAAAAGAAATATCTAAAAATGCGCGTTATTTCGATCATTGATAACTTTGATAATAACCGCTCGCGAAACGAGAACGATATGCCTTTCATGAATTTGGAAATTGTTAATCACGCGGTTATGAATTCCAGGATTGCAGCTGCAATTAAGTGGTTTTCGAGGAATAGAATACCTCATGGCGCCGAGCAATCCAGAGCAAATGAGGCCTGCAGGCATTGACGCTGGAAAAGGCATAGCTCTGCAGGAACAGTATCGACCAGCTGAGACTATGTTAACGAAAGTAAGTGATATCGGCTGATCAGGCGTGTAAGCTTGTTACTAAATCACAGCTCTTTTACCGAGATCAAAAAATCGCAACCTAGACGCCGACGCCGCACTTACTCCGGCTGATCCCCTTTAAGATTCAAGTCCGCATATATACGGAACGTTTTCCAGTCCCGGTGTGAAACTCTTGgcaaatagaaaaaaagtacCCCGTCGCCTCTCAGTCTTTGACCTCTTTaacgccgtcgtcgtcggggaCTCCAATATTTGCATCGAGTCGAGCATACGTATATAGATACCGGTATACGCTGTCCGGCAATTTTCATCCTCGGCAAGCGACACCGCTTCTCAAGAGCTCCCGCCGCGCAGATCTCCTCCGGATGTCTCGCAATTACTTTCAGCTCCAAATATGATTAATGGCGCCTGAATTGCGCGCTGCACCGGAGCACTGTGTAACGAAATTAAGGGACCGGCGCGTATACACCACTGTGCATATaactatagatatacatagatagatctatatatatatatatatatatatatatatatatatatatatatatattcctgTATAAGCTCCCCGAAGTTATTACGTCGCCGCTTCTCTCTACCTAAGCGGGAATAATACTGCGAGCTGTCTATTATAACTGTATTTTGTTGGCtggctgctttttcttcgttagCAATTATCTTGCTTTTATGGGAATATATTTTTGCCATGTATATTCCAGCGGAATATTAGCAGAATTGCATTTCTCGTGTAA is from Nasonia vitripennis strain AsymCx chromosome 1, Nvit_psr_1.1, whole genome shotgun sequence and encodes:
- the LOC100118613 gene encoding uncharacterized protein LOC100118613 isoform X2; its protein translation is MKISVIFIAVVVAAEASRPPRAFDSQYREFPPYIETPTPPSRPSFLRSFSRHESSSPTFYSRPQSFSDKESDIFSEGPPLRPPYREGRIFLADSPFSSSYFLSSRPESFHWEGPTDFREGQVITYEYKGPPPPLPTKDSRKQAKQPSGDPNSDHRATKPKEDQNNQQQEHRTMTETRQPLSFGGHSSHLSFGNHGLGFASVAGVTSADINPLAVAQLTAATKAAAATALRTSASTVSMQSSSTSGIEVSRQHPSTNPTSSEPPTSAAATSPSLKIAGAASSQAAQSTFNEVASTTPTMTTFKNPSATPNFNFDSSQITGHQINGATVKYYVSPKTVYDLRAIAQELPAPAHGLLPIESGKQQLQLSDIKQNLFFYDTRNSQPLSNEQLQQIQQQLNGQNSNIPNAYTSGQNHIDMTQLKLNPAGTSGPSNPSYYFIQPQEQAKPAAQIGSAIPLGSFYLLPNNLQAKQPIQQAMQVNPGISPGLQLQLSGFRGIEYLMAPSNPEQMRPAGIDAGKGIALQEQYRPAETMLTKIGFGQNIW
- the LOC100118613 gene encoding uncharacterized protein LOC100118613 isoform X1; the encoded protein is MKISVIFIAVVVAAEASRPPRAFDSQYREFPPYIETPTPPSRPSFLRSFSRHESSSPTFYSRPQSFSDKESDIFSEGPPLRPPYREGRIFLADSPFSSSYFLSSRPESFHWEGPTDFREGQVITYEYKGPPPPLPTKDSRKQAKQPSGDPNSDHRATKPKEDQNNQQQEHRTMTETRQPLSFGGHSSHLSFGNHGLGFASVAGVTSADINPLAVAQLTAATKAAAATALRTSASTVSMQSSSTSGIEVSRQHPSTNPTSSEPPTSAAATSPSLKIAGAASSQAAQSTFNEVASTTPTMTTFKNPSATPNFNFDSSQITGHQINGATVKYYVSPKTVYDLRAIAQELPAPAHGLLPIESGKQQLQLSDIKQNLFFYDTRNSQPLSNEQLQQIQQQLNGQNSNSNVSPVRFSIPTSLIPTNPPGTGQMKLTYSPVDFARSPLSLPAVPNAYTSGQNHIDMTQLKLNPAGTSGPSNPSYYFIQPQEQAKPAAQIGSAIPLGSFYLLPNNLQAKQPIQQAMQVNPGISPGLQLQLSGFRGIEYLMAPSNPEQMRPAGIDAGKGIALQEQYRPAETMLTKIGFGQNIW